A window of Prolixibacter sp. SD074 contains these coding sequences:
- a CDS encoding sodium:solute symporter, whose amino-acid sequence MNWIDYIIVVVYAGGFLMLGKLFSKKSARQDYYLGGKSFGWFPLSLSVMATQLSAISFISAPAFVGIRHGGGLQWLSYEFGLPLAMIFLGVFLVPKLYKAGIVSIYEYLENRFNRSTRVLISIVFQISRAFGTGVMVYAVALILMSVLGIPFYQTILVIGVITLIYSYQGGMSAVVYGDMIQMIILVGGIVVSLFVGLDYLGGVHNFLAHLDTSRLNAVNFKDFGIGEGSGSAFGFLPMVVGGFFLYASYYGTDQSQMQRLLSAKNIKTARNTLLVNGLLRFPITLLYSIMGLVVGTFALMTPAFSSLVPADKPDLLIPVFIRDYLPHGLVGLLIVAILSAAMSSLSSTINSLSAVTTEDLLVAGKKVSDKTYFKYSKFTSVFWGVVTIILAFFTGNIAETVIEAINKVGSVFYGPILATFMVASMVRWVHSRAMNIGLVTGVLVNVFLWLVVGDYLFWFWWNFIGAVVTFAVALFIQKLAQKEKVLAEKQAVDEEHYHFWSRNTVILIVQFVVIVLISLSLKYLL is encoded by the coding sequence ATGAATTGGATAGACTATATCATCGTGGTAGTTTATGCCGGTGGATTTTTGATGCTGGGAAAACTATTCAGCAAGAAAAGCGCACGGCAGGACTACTACCTCGGAGGAAAATCATTTGGCTGGTTCCCATTGAGCCTGTCGGTGATGGCTACGCAGCTTTCGGCCATTAGCTTCATCTCAGCACCTGCTTTCGTGGGGATTCGCCATGGAGGTGGATTGCAGTGGCTCAGCTACGAATTCGGTTTGCCACTGGCCATGATATTCCTCGGAGTATTTTTGGTTCCTAAGTTATATAAAGCCGGCATTGTCAGTATTTACGAGTATCTCGAGAACCGGTTCAACCGCTCGACGCGCGTTCTGATTAGCATTGTTTTTCAGATAAGCCGTGCCTTTGGAACAGGAGTCATGGTTTATGCCGTTGCGCTTATCCTGATGAGTGTGTTGGGTATTCCGTTTTATCAAACCATTTTGGTCATTGGCGTCATTACACTTATCTATTCCTATCAGGGGGGAATGAGCGCAGTTGTGTATGGAGATATGATTCAGATGATTATTCTGGTCGGTGGAATTGTAGTTTCATTATTTGTTGGCCTTGATTACCTGGGTGGGGTCCATAATTTTCTGGCCCACTTGGATACCTCACGTTTAAACGCGGTTAATTTTAAAGATTTTGGAATCGGCGAGGGAAGCGGAAGCGCTTTTGGATTTTTACCGATGGTCGTTGGCGGGTTTTTTCTGTATGCATCCTATTACGGAACAGACCAATCGCAAATGCAGCGTTTATTGTCGGCAAAAAACATTAAAACGGCCCGAAACACGTTGTTGGTAAACGGTTTGCTGCGATTCCCGATTACGTTGCTGTATAGCATTATGGGGCTGGTGGTTGGGACGTTTGCGTTAATGACCCCGGCTTTCTCCAGCCTGGTTCCGGCTGACAAGCCCGACCTGTTAATCCCGGTTTTTATCCGTGATTATTTGCCGCACGGGCTAGTGGGGCTGTTAATTGTGGCTATTCTTTCAGCAGCCATGTCATCGCTTAGCTCGACCATCAATTCGTTAAGTGCGGTTACCACTGAAGATTTGCTGGTTGCGGGTAAAAAAGTTTCTGATAAAACATACTTCAAATATTCAAAGTTTACCTCAGTTTTCTGGGGAGTTGTCACGATTATTCTTGCTTTTTTTACCGGGAATATTGCCGAGACGGTTATCGAAGCGATAAACAAAGTCGGGTCTGTTTTTTACGGTCCAATCCTGGCCACATTTATGGTAGCCAGTATGGTCCGCTGGGTACATTCGAGGGCAATGAATATCGGATTGGTTACCGGCGTTTTGGTCAATGTGTTTCTTTGGCTGGTCGTAGGTGATTATCTTTTCTGGTTCTGGTGGAACTTCATTGGTGCAGTGGTTACCTTCGCGGTAGCATTATTCATTCAGAAGTTGGCACAAAAGGAAAAAGTGTTAGCTGAAAAACAAGCCGTGGATGAGGAACACTATCATTTCTGGTCAAGGAATACTGTTATTTTAATTGTACAGTTTGTTGTAATTGTACTGATAAGTCTTTCACTGAAATATCTATTGTAA
- a CDS encoding alpha-amylase family glycosyl hydrolase codes for MEYIKELLSGIYMPEEVTLLLDGIDKLWSKYHFLAEAENKVLTQKDVVLITYGDQVYQEGEDNLVTLSRFMNRYLSRQVSVVHILPFYPYTSDDGFSVTDYYSVNPKLGNWEEVEKLSGSFKLLFDAVINHNSTQSGWFKGYLDGDGRYRDFYIDLENTDGCEKVIRPRTSPLVHTFKGKDREYQIWTTFSRDQVDLNFANPKLLLEVLDLLLFYVSKGASIIRLDAVGFIWKEKHTTCMHLPQAHKLVKLMRCVIEHLNPSVMLLTETNVPHPDNIAYFGDGDEAHMVYNFTLPPLLAFSLLNETTERFSDWVSNLVVPHKSVCYFNFLSSHDGIGVMPVDDILNREELNVLIGAAQANGGKVSYKSKGNGVEVPYEINCNYLSLLYGPDRDEELGVKRSLLAHAVLLTMPGLPAIYFHSMVGSVNDVKGMKESGQNRRINRQKFEYKYLEGLLDNPDTRQSVILNGLKKLIDVRKNETAFDPYGEFEVISSVNGVFSLCRKGNSEEQSVYAHFNLTQQTQKVKLDGNCGWTDIITNRSFDGEIQLQPLDFAWLKKRP; via the coding sequence ATGGAATATATTAAGGAACTCCTGTCAGGTATTTACATGCCTGAAGAGGTTACTTTACTCTTGGATGGAATTGATAAACTTTGGAGCAAGTACCATTTTCTTGCGGAAGCAGAAAATAAAGTGCTTACGCAGAAAGATGTCGTTTTAATTACTTATGGCGACCAGGTTTATCAGGAAGGGGAAGATAACCTGGTGACACTTAGCCGGTTTATGAATCGTTATTTGAGCCGTCAGGTTTCTGTAGTACATATTCTTCCTTTTTATCCTTATACGTCTGACGATGGTTTTTCGGTAACCGATTATTATTCTGTTAATCCTAAATTGGGAAATTGGGAGGAAGTGGAGAAGCTATCGGGAAGTTTTAAGTTATTGTTCGATGCTGTCATTAATCATAACTCCACTCAATCCGGGTGGTTTAAAGGTTACCTGGATGGTGATGGGCGATATCGGGATTTTTATATTGACCTCGAAAATACCGATGGTTGCGAGAAAGTCATTCGGCCGCGAACTTCTCCGTTGGTGCATACTTTTAAGGGGAAAGATCGCGAGTATCAAATCTGGACCACCTTTAGCCGCGATCAGGTCGATCTGAATTTCGCCAATCCGAAGTTGCTGCTCGAAGTGCTTGATCTGTTGCTGTTCTATGTGTCGAAAGGTGCTTCGATTATTCGCCTGGATGCCGTTGGTTTTATTTGGAAGGAAAAACATACGACCTGTATGCATCTTCCACAGGCGCATAAACTGGTTAAGCTGATGCGGTGCGTTATTGAGCATTTGAATCCTTCAGTAATGCTGTTGACCGAGACCAATGTGCCGCACCCGGACAATATCGCTTATTTCGGCGATGGCGACGAAGCGCACATGGTGTACAATTTTACGCTACCGCCTTTGCTGGCTTTTAGCCTGTTAAATGAAACAACGGAGCGTTTTAGTGACTGGGTTTCGAATCTGGTGGTTCCGCACAAAAGCGTTTGTTATTTCAATTTCCTGTCAAGTCACGACGGCATTGGTGTTATGCCGGTGGATGATATTCTTAACCGCGAGGAATTGAATGTGCTCATCGGTGCAGCGCAGGCTAACGGTGGTAAAGTATCGTATAAGTCCAAGGGAAACGGAGTTGAGGTTCCCTACGAGATAAACTGTAACTACCTTAGTTTATTATATGGGCCGGACCGGGATGAGGAGTTAGGGGTGAAACGTAGTTTGCTGGCTCATGCGGTACTGCTCACCATGCCCGGATTGCCAGCCATCTATTTTCATTCAATGGTTGGTTCGGTGAACGATGTGAAAGGAATGAAGGAGAGCGGACAGAACCGTCGAATAAACCGCCAGAAGTTCGAATACAAATACCTGGAGGGGCTGCTCGATAATCCGGATACCCGCCAGTCGGTCATCTTAAACGGATTGAAAAAGTTGATTGATGTTCGGAAAAATGAGACGGCTTTCGATCCGTACGGCGAATTTGAGGTTATCAGTTCGGTTAATGGTGTGTTCTCCTTGTGCCGAAAAGGAAATTCTGAGGAACAATCGGTATATGCCCATTTTAACCTGACACAACAAACGCAGAAAGTCAAGCTTGACGGAAATTGCGGTTGGACTGATATCATAACCAATCGTAGTTTTGATGGGGAAATACAACTTCAACCGCTTGATTTCGCATGGTTGAAGAAAAGGCCGTAA
- a CDS encoding zinc-dependent alcohol dehydrogenase family protein, translated as MKAWVIDKISDLDENHEPLKLVELPKPIPKYGELLIKVKTCGVCHTELDEIEGRTPPPKFPVIPGHQVVGVVEENRGDNSVIKIGNRVGVAWIFSACGKCEYCLSGRENLCPDFLATGRDVNGGYAEYLTVPEGFAYKIPDLFSDAEAAPLLCAGAIGYRSAAICNPMDGQRFGLTGFGASAHLVIKLLRFRFPKSKVYVFARNPNERKFALELGATWAGDTTDKPPHLLDSIIDTTPAWKPVIQALECLKPGGRLVINAIRKENIDQEELYRMNYDRHLWMEKEIKSVANVTSHDVKALISAAAEMPFKPDVTIYPFEKANQALIDIKQRKIRGAKVLEI; from the coding sequence ATGAAAGCTTGGGTAATCGACAAAATCAGCGATCTGGACGAAAATCATGAACCACTAAAATTGGTTGAGCTTCCAAAACCAATTCCCAAATATGGAGAATTGTTGATAAAAGTAAAAACTTGCGGGGTCTGTCACACCGAACTAGACGAAATAGAAGGCCGTACACCACCTCCTAAGTTTCCGGTCATTCCCGGTCATCAGGTAGTTGGTGTAGTGGAAGAAAACCGGGGCGACAATTCCGTAATAAAAATAGGAAACCGCGTAGGAGTTGCCTGGATTTTTTCGGCTTGCGGAAAATGTGAATATTGCCTTTCGGGAAGAGAAAACCTGTGCCCGGATTTCCTGGCAACAGGAAGAGACGTTAACGGCGGATACGCTGAATATTTGACCGTACCCGAAGGCTTTGCCTACAAAATCCCGGATTTGTTCAGCGATGCCGAAGCCGCTCCTTTGTTGTGCGCCGGTGCCATCGGTTACCGATCGGCTGCGATTTGTAACCCGATGGACGGTCAGCGGTTCGGACTCACGGGTTTCGGAGCCTCCGCCCATTTGGTTATTAAGCTGCTGCGCTTTCGCTTCCCAAAATCGAAAGTATATGTGTTTGCGCGAAATCCCAACGAACGAAAATTTGCACTGGAGTTAGGCGCTACCTGGGCCGGCGATACAACCGACAAACCACCTCACCTGTTAGATAGCATCATTGATACCACGCCGGCGTGGAAACCGGTGATACAAGCATTAGAATGCCTCAAACCGGGCGGACGACTGGTCATCAACGCTATCAGGAAAGAAAATATCGATCAGGAAGAGCTATACCGCATGAATTACGACCGACATCTCTGGATGGAAAAGGAGATTAAAAGTGTGGCCAATGTCACCAGCCACGATGTAAAAGCTTTGATTTCCGCTGCAGCAGAGATGCCGTTCAAGCCAGATGTTACGATTTATCCGTTTGAAAAAGCCAATCAGGCATTGATCGATATCAAGCAGCGAAAAATCAGGGGGGCAAAAGTTTTGGAAATCTAA
- a CDS encoding DUF72 domain-containing protein, whose protein sequence is MDFNNLHIGTSGWSYKHWNGVFYPPEVKPVQYLEHYVTQFDCVELNSSFYHLPKKITAEGWMKRTPENFRFCPKMSRFITHQRRLLYAEGAVQNFFDVFDIMATRLGPVLVQLPPGLHYDLPRLTDFLNYLSERFGNYLFAIEVRHNSWLRDEFFDLLRGKNMAFVIAGSGERYPSAEVVTADFVYLRFHGNVKLYATDYRMEELQEYATKMKSWVEEGREVWAFFNNDFEGYAVKNAMELRDLMMAYQN, encoded by the coding sequence ATGGATTTCAATAACTTACATATCGGCACTTCGGGATGGAGCTACAAGCACTGGAATGGTGTATTCTATCCTCCTGAAGTAAAGCCCGTCCAATACCTTGAACATTATGTGACGCAATTTGATTGCGTAGAGCTAAACTCCAGCTTTTATCATCTGCCGAAAAAGATAACTGCCGAAGGTTGGATGAAACGAACTCCGGAAAACTTCCGGTTCTGCCCCAAAATGAGTCGTTTTATTACCCACCAGCGACGTTTGTTATATGCTGAGGGGGCTGTGCAGAATTTTTTCGATGTGTTTGACATAATGGCGACGCGGCTGGGGCCGGTGCTGGTTCAACTTCCGCCGGGCTTGCATTATGATTTGCCCAGGCTAACTGATTTTCTGAATTACCTGAGTGAACGGTTTGGCAACTATCTGTTTGCCATTGAGGTAAGACATAATTCCTGGTTGCGCGACGAGTTTTTCGATTTATTGAGGGGGAAAAATATGGCTTTTGTTATCGCCGGTTCCGGGGAACGTTATCCGTCAGCCGAAGTGGTTACTGCAGACTTTGTTTACCTGCGTTTTCATGGTAATGTGAAGTTGTATGCTACCGATTACCGCATGGAAGAGTTGCAGGAATATGCAACGAAAATGAAGAGCTGGGTTGAAGAAGGAAGAGAGGTGTGGGCTTTCTTCAATAACGATTTTGAAGGATATGCTGTGAAGAATGCAATGGAACTAAGGGATTTGATGATGGCCTATCAAAATTAG
- a CDS encoding ABC transporter ATP-binding protein — protein MNIEIKDLNKIYPNGNQALKEVSLEIGNGMFGLLGPNGAGKSSLMRILVTLMKPSKGQVLVNGLDLQKHRREIRQMLGYLPQDFRFFAKLTTWEFLDYSARLAGIKQRKARMGAVGQMLEEMGLYEARNRMANKLSGGMKRRLGIAQALIGEPKIIVVDEPTTGLDPEERIRFRNLLSSISEREVIIILSTHIVGDISSTCTDMALLNQGSLAYHGAPDKLIEMARGNVWQISATETEYQEIQEKYPIISSIPAESGWEVQVVARDVNGYAGEQIEPNLEHAYVNFMEHELNQRWHEE, from the coding sequence GTGAACATTGAGATTAAAGATCTGAATAAGATTTACCCGAATGGAAATCAAGCCCTGAAGGAAGTTTCATTGGAAATTGGAAACGGCATGTTTGGTTTGCTGGGGCCTAATGGTGCCGGCAAATCGAGCCTGATGCGTATTTTGGTTACCCTGATGAAACCTTCGAAAGGGCAGGTGCTGGTGAACGGACTCGATCTGCAGAAACATCGCCGCGAAATCAGGCAGATGCTGGGCTACCTGCCCCAGGACTTCCGCTTTTTCGCCAAACTGACAACGTGGGAATTCCTGGATTACAGTGCCCGCCTGGCGGGTATCAAACAAAGGAAAGCCCGGATGGGGGCAGTAGGGCAGATGCTGGAAGAGATGGGGTTGTACGAAGCCCGCAACCGCATGGCCAACAAGCTGTCGGGAGGAATGAAACGCCGCCTCGGCATTGCGCAGGCACTGATTGGTGAACCGAAAATTATTGTAGTGGATGAGCCTACGACAGGCCTCGACCCGGAGGAGCGCATTCGTTTCCGGAATTTGCTTTCGTCCATCAGCGAGCGGGAAGTCATCATTATTCTTTCCACGCACATTGTGGGCGATATTTCCAGTACCTGTACCGATATGGCTTTGCTTAACCAAGGCTCACTGGCTTATCATGGTGCTCCGGACAAGTTGATTGAAATGGCCCGCGGTAATGTGTGGCAGATTTCTGCTACCGAAACGGAATACCAGGAGATACAGGAAAAATATCCCATCATATCGTCCATTCCTGCCGAATCGGGCTGGGAAGTTCAGGTGGTTGCCCGCGATGTGAACGGTTACGCCGGGGAACAGATTGAACCGAACCTGGAACATGCTTATGTGAATTTTATGGAGCATGAATTAAATCAACGCTGGCACGAAGAATAA
- a CDS encoding glycerate kinase: protein MKILVATDKFKGSLTAVEACNAVKEGVINVLPSAEVDMLPLADGGDGTLETIESKLHFNRVYLEVTGPLFKKVEAWYGLQSDTAYIEMAAASGLLLLKEEEQHAASTTTLGTGEMIVDALERGARKIYLFVGGSATNDCGLGVAQALGYRFLDENNNELQPVGASLKKIVSISGKAHDGIADTEFVLVTDVENPLYGPNGAANVFARQKGANPEEIEMLDRGLEHFSKLIKQEWKFDVANIPGAGAAGGLGAGAMIFLKAKPQKGITTIMEILHFDELLQKADMIISGEGKFDKQTLEGKVVKGAMERAREFHKPFGVVCGITELTSDEIKGLPIIAVEAIKNEGTMFEDAMQNAYSLLITRTERLVGKMLKSWQY from the coding sequence ATGAAAATTCTGGTTGCCACCGATAAATTCAAAGGTTCCCTGACTGCCGTAGAAGCATGTAATGCGGTAAAAGAAGGAGTTATTAATGTTTTACCTTCCGCTGAAGTCGATATGTTGCCTTTGGCTGACGGTGGCGATGGAACGTTGGAAACTATTGAATCAAAGCTGCATTTTAACAGAGTTTATCTGGAAGTAACCGGCCCGTTGTTCAAGAAAGTTGAGGCTTGGTATGGCTTGCAATCCGATACGGCCTACATCGAAATGGCGGCGGCTTCGGGTTTGCTGTTGTTGAAAGAAGAGGAGCAACATGCCGCTTCCACTACGACGCTGGGAACCGGCGAAATGATCGTTGATGCACTGGAGCGCGGCGCCCGGAAAATTTACCTCTTTGTTGGAGGCAGTGCGACCAATGATTGTGGTTTGGGAGTAGCGCAAGCCTTGGGTTATCGTTTCCTCGATGAAAATAACAACGAACTGCAGCCTGTTGGAGCCTCATTGAAAAAGATTGTTTCCATTAGTGGAAAAGCCCATGACGGTATTGCAGATACAGAATTTGTATTGGTTACCGATGTGGAAAATCCGCTGTATGGCCCGAATGGGGCGGCGAATGTTTTTGCAAGGCAGAAAGGAGCTAATCCGGAAGAGATCGAAATGCTGGACAGAGGGCTGGAGCATTTCAGCAAACTGATAAAACAGGAGTGGAAGTTTGATGTGGCTAACATTCCCGGAGCCGGTGCTGCGGGTGGCCTTGGTGCAGGAGCGATGATTTTTCTGAAGGCGAAACCGCAGAAGGGGATAACAACCATCATGGAAATCCTGCATTTCGATGAGCTGCTTCAGAAAGCAGATATGATTATTTCCGGTGAGGGGAAGTTTGATAAGCAAACACTGGAAGGGAAAGTCGTAAAGGGAGCAATGGAGCGTGCCCGCGAATTTCACAAACCTTTTGGTGTGGTGTGCGGTATCACAGAACTGACGTCCGATGAAATCAAAGGTTTACCCATCATTGCTGTTGAGGCGATTAAAAACGAGGGGACCATGTTCGAAGATGCGATGCAAAATGCTTATTCACTTCTGATAACGCGGACAGAAAGGCTTGTGGGGAAGATGCTGAAGTCCTGGCAGTATTAG
- a CDS encoding glycosyltransferase family 39 protein produces the protein MKTGKYLPIFLFFAAFFLYTAGIRYNPIYILDESKNVECAREMLTRNDLVVPTFNDRLRTDKPPLHYYFMMASFKVFGVNEFAARFFSAIMGALTLLITFLFTRKYAGEKMALLTWLILITSLNFSIEFHLAVPDPYLIFFMTLTHWAFFEFYQSRRWPWLITMYAALGLAILAKGPVALGFAGLNGLLFLILKRDFRWKTIKQFRLLLGVLITGIIAIPWYVKVGLATNGEWTRQFFFKHNLDRFSSEMEGHGGFFLLTAIFVLLAFLPYTVFLFQSYREAFRQRKNNDLMLFSMIVSLVIIVFFSISSTQLPNYPMPAYPFVAVLIGSYLSHANLKMKNPLWISLMIGLLIPIGAFIAMKLDNSLVPVANMAWLFLVIPAGSAWALYNFYKQRSQQRIFTALSAGWIMAGLLFFLVAFPAVNRQNPVQKALTVMDISRPVAYYGRFNPAFAFALKKHIPEMKTPEEVSSFFQEHPNGYLISITRVQDDLKSLPLKEIVHQKDLFENKTTQVYQWEH, from the coding sequence ATGAAAACAGGTAAATATCTTCCTATATTTCTATTTTTTGCTGCTTTTTTCCTTTATACCGCTGGTATTCGATACAATCCGATATACATTCTCGATGAATCGAAAAATGTGGAATGTGCCCGGGAAATGCTTACCCGCAACGATTTAGTTGTCCCCACGTTTAATGACCGTTTACGGACCGATAAACCGCCATTGCATTATTACTTTATGATGGCCTCTTTCAAGGTTTTCGGGGTGAATGAATTCGCCGCCCGGTTCTTTTCAGCCATTATGGGTGCACTTACGCTACTTATCACATTCCTGTTTACACGAAAATATGCCGGAGAAAAAATGGCACTACTCACCTGGCTTATCCTTATCACATCGCTCAATTTTTCCATTGAGTTTCATTTGGCAGTCCCCGATCCCTATCTTATCTTTTTCATGACATTAACGCATTGGGCATTTTTTGAGTTCTACCAGTCGCGACGATGGCCCTGGCTCATTACCATGTACGCGGCATTGGGGCTGGCGATTCTTGCCAAGGGACCGGTTGCTCTTGGCTTTGCCGGGCTTAACGGCTTGCTGTTTTTAATCCTGAAACGCGATTTTCGATGGAAAACCATCAAACAGTTCCGGTTGCTTTTGGGAGTCCTCATAACTGGTATCATAGCGATTCCGTGGTACGTAAAAGTTGGGCTGGCGACCAACGGCGAATGGACCCGCCAGTTCTTTTTCAAGCATAACCTCGACCGCTTTTCCAGCGAAATGGAGGGACACGGCGGTTTCTTCCTGTTGACAGCCATTTTCGTGCTGTTGGCATTCCTCCCGTACACCGTTTTTCTTTTTCAGTCCTACCGGGAAGCTTTTCGCCAGCGTAAAAACAACGATTTGATGTTATTTTCGATGATAGTATCGTTGGTCATCATCGTTTTCTTCTCCATATCCTCCACGCAGTTGCCTAATTACCCCATGCCGGCCTATCCGTTCGTTGCTGTGCTGATTGGTTCCTATCTTAGCCATGCCAACTTAAAAATGAAAAACCCCCTGTGGATAAGCCTTATGATTGGCCTGTTAATTCCCATTGGCGCTTTTATCGCCATGAAACTGGATAACAGCCTGGTTCCGGTAGCCAATATGGCCTGGTTGTTCCTGGTTATTCCGGCCGGCTCTGCCTGGGCATTATACAACTTTTATAAACAGCGAAGTCAACAGCGAATTTTCACAGCGCTCTCCGCCGGGTGGATCATGGCCGGACTTCTCTTTTTCCTGGTTGCCTTCCCGGCAGTGAACCGGCAAAATCCGGTACAAAAAGCACTAACCGTGATGGACATCAGTCGCCCCGTTGCCTATTACGGACGATTCAACCCCGCCTTTGCCTTTGCACTGAAAAAGCACATTCCCGAAATGAAAACGCCGGAAGAAGTCAGCTCCTTCTTCCAGGAGCACCCGAACGGTTACCTTATTTCGATCACGAGAGTGCAGGATGATTTGAAATCGCTTCCGCTGAAAGAGATTGTTCACCAGAAGGATCTATTTGAGAACAAAACCACGCAGGTTTACCAATGGGAACATTAA
- a CDS encoding TolC family protein, producing MKKLKYLCLLLLMGVTVPVHAQKILTLDDAMAIAVKHSPDLIASRLNLERTSESLNAKRASMKSQFSLSLNPLQYSQSRSFNDLISQWNTTDNFQTYGTFTVQQPILLTDGTISLNNEFGWRNSYSEYSGVRDKSFYNNLYLSITQPLFTYNRQKMELKQLELDNENAMLSYAMQRLNLEKMVSQFFYDVYQAQMSLNIKEDEYKNTLKSYDIIKNKVDAGLAAQEELYQAEVNKETARSDLENQRVTLENYKDQFKQYIGMDINEEITVMADVEVKPVSVDQKMAIDHGLSSRMEIRQREINVENSQFDLIQVKAANEFRGDVNITYGLLGDNPELKNVYDNPTRNPRVNVAFNIPLWDWGEKKANIRAQEAVIKTQQLSLNNEKIQIVLDIRQVVRSLQNMKNQINIAKINEKNAQLTYDINLERYQNGDLTSMDLNLYQSQLSEKKMAYAQSLINYRIELLNLKVQTLYDFEAKKSVVPEEFLKEYRDSQTK from the coding sequence ATGAAGAAACTAAAGTATCTCTGTTTACTGTTGTTGATGGGAGTGACCGTGCCGGTTCATGCGCAGAAAATCCTGACGCTTGATGATGCGATGGCGATAGCTGTTAAACATAGTCCTGATTTGATAGCTTCCCGTCTGAACCTGGAGCGGACAAGCGAGTCGCTGAATGCGAAGCGGGCTTCCATGAAATCTCAATTTTCGCTTAGTCTGAATCCGCTGCAATACAGTCAAAGCCGGTCATTCAACGATTTGATCTCGCAGTGGAACACCACCGATAATTTCCAAACATATGGAACATTTACTGTTCAACAACCGATTTTGCTCACCGATGGGACCATTTCGCTGAACAACGAATTTGGTTGGAGGAACAGTTACAGTGAATACAGCGGGGTCCGGGATAAGTCGTTTTACAACAATTTGTATCTCAGTATCACACAGCCGTTGTTTACGTACAACCGGCAAAAAATGGAGCTGAAGCAACTGGAGTTGGATAACGAAAATGCGATGTTGAGTTATGCCATGCAACGGTTGAACCTGGAGAAGATGGTTTCGCAGTTTTTCTACGATGTTTACCAGGCACAGATGAGCCTGAACATCAAAGAGGACGAATACAAAAACACCCTGAAGAGTTACGATATCATTAAGAACAAGGTCGATGCCGGATTGGCTGCGCAGGAAGAATTGTATCAGGCTGAAGTGAACAAGGAAACGGCACGTTCCGATCTGGAAAACCAGCGAGTAACGCTGGAAAATTATAAAGATCAGTTCAAGCAGTACATCGGAATGGATATCAATGAAGAGATTACGGTGATGGCCGATGTAGAGGTGAAACCGGTGTCGGTAGACCAGAAAATGGCTATTGATCACGGCTTGTCCTCCCGCATGGAAATCAGGCAAAGGGAAATCAATGTGGAGAACTCGCAGTTTGATTTGATTCAGGTAAAAGCTGCCAATGAATTTCGCGGTGATGTGAACATAACCTACGGTTTGCTTGGTGACAACCCGGAGTTAAAAAATGTTTATGACAACCCGACCCGGAATCCGCGTGTGAACGTGGCATTTAATATTCCGCTGTGGGATTGGGGCGAAAAGAAGGCGAACATTCGGGCGCAGGAAGCGGTCATAAAAACGCAGCAACTCAGTCTGAATAATGAAAAAATCCAGATTGTCCTGGATATTCGCCAGGTGGTGCGGAGCCTTCAAAACATGAAAAACCAGATTAACATCGCGAAGATCAACGAAAAGAACGCACAATTGACGTATGATATTAACCTGGAACGTTACCAGAATGGTGACCTGACCAGCATGGATTTGAACCTGTATCAGTCGCAGCTTTCGGAGAAAAAAATGGCATATGCACAGTCGCTCATCAACTACCGGATTGAGCTGTTGAACCTGAAAGTACAGACGCTTTACGACTTCGAAGCAAAAAAATCGGTTGTACCAGAAGAATTTTTGAAAGAATATCGCGATAGCCAAACCAAATAA